The Calypte anna isolate BGI_N300 chromosome 1, bCalAnn1_v1.p, whole genome shotgun sequence region ACTATGGTCACCATAACGTTAAGAACTAATTCACGGGCTGAAATCAAACTGAACCATTGCATTTATTAAGTCACAACTGGTGCCATGTTCAGCAACTCCATTGATATACACTGTTCTTTGCTGTACAACCTGCAGAGATCACTTTGGAGTCTCTTCAAAGTTGGGCTCtaaaggaggaaagggggagagaaaagTCGTATTAGTCTCTTTTTATTCCAGCCTTGAACACTACAATTAATCTGTTATTCAAAGAAAACTAAACTTTAAGTTGGCAAGTCAAAGCAAGTCCCTGTACATTGCAGTCTACATCACCACTTTGTTTGTATAATGGTGTGACTGAATGTGGGCAGCTCTAAACAATGAACTATGCTGGAGACAGGTCTTTTCCACCTTAAAGGAGTTATGAATAAGGTTTAAGACAGACTTGTACCTCAGTAACATTCTGCCAAAAGAGCTTTTAGCAACATCTGAGGGATggaagcaggcagcagagaaagtGAATGAGTCACCCAGAATGTTAGTGGACACATACCCTAGTATTTGCAACATGGCTCTGATGTCAAGTTACCAAGGTCTTCTTTCATTAGTCTTATAGCTGATTACCAGAATGCAGTGCATAATTTCAGCTCCACTCAGCAAAAAAAACTCTCCACATACAAACACTCAAGGAGAGAGGTCTTGATGTCAAAGGTGCAAACTCAGAAGGGTTAGGGCTTTTGTCAGATGTGCtgttaatgtgttttctttgctaCAGAGTCTGAGAAATAAGGCTTGTTTTACAGCAGTCTTCACTAGGacaaaaaattaagtttctACTCATTTAACCATTTaagttttttacattttcattagGCATTTACTAACACAGACAACAGTGGTGAAAGAACAGTCTCCCCCtagtttgttctttttgtgtgGTCGCACAAAGTTTGATTCATTACTAAAAAATCTTGAACTTTAGTATGTATTGTTTCACTtattacacagaaataaaactgaattgaAAGAAACCGTATCCTAAAACTTGGAAGGGGAGAAGGTAAGATTCTACTTTACAGATgctctgttttgtttgcatCGTTAGCCATCTTGACACCAAATTTTTCCTTAATACAACAGAAAtaccaccaaaacccaacataTTTTAGGTGTGTTCCTAGTCTAACTTATGATTTCTGATCAGAACTATAAGTCACGGACTACGGTGGCTTTACCTTGGGCTGGCTGCCAGATGCCTGCCAAGCCTTGtgctctctctccttctctccctcccaccaAAAGAGGGCTGAAAATAGAGACAGTATTTTTTgccctttattttaaaatatattgttagAGAGGCACCACCAGCATCTCTGACCAGgccagctgtgtcctgcagtAGGTCCATTTTGGAGCCAAAGGGAACTGGCTCTGTCTGATGTGTGGACAGCCTGGCAGAGGCAACCTCTGCAGCCCCCGTTACCACAACCTGGCCACATAATCCTAACCCAGTGGCAGATTCAAAAGACTGACAAATCCCAGCCACCAGCTGCTTACAGCTTGTGAGAAAAGACACCTTAATCCTGCAAAAACTGAGTTTAGCTAAAATTGCTGAgcaatgaggaaagaaacaaagaatagAAACAGCCctgtctggggaaaaaagaaaacagtcgCCTTTGTGTCCCAAGGCAGAGTCTGTGCAGCTGGTTTGCATTCCTGACAAAACAATAGTCACAAACTTTCTTCTTGTCGTAATCAACCTGGGCAATGTGAAAACATGCTAACACAAACCTAAGAGCAGTCAAAAAGGAGTCATAGCCaaataactgaagaaaaaggcttAATATAATCTGGTCACAAAGTAATCCTAAGCAGCAAAGTTCTGTGTTCTTTTCCTGAAATCACAAACCTTCCAGATGAGCTTACAAAGTTTACAAAATGCAATTTAGATGACAGAGACAACTggttttcaaattaaattaaaattaaaaattcaaattcagTTAAATCAAATTAAAGTCTGCTAATCtcttcaaaaggagaaaaagaatgtaAGAGTAGGCCCTAGGCTATTTCTTCAGGGCCTGTTAATTACCTTTAAGATAGCCTGATCTGACTGCAAGTTTCATTAAGTATCAGTTTAAATAAGTCCACATTATCTACTGGAAAAGGCAATCAAAAAAAGGAGTCAGAAGCAGATGTGTACTGTACAAAAGCAAGGAGATTCACAAAGGGCATTCACTGAAATGAATGGTCCAAGTAACAACTAAATGGGaattaaataagaaaacttGTCAGTGAACATCTTTTTACTTGCAATTAGAAATTCTGTAAGATTATTAACTCACCCTGAAATTTAAAATCTGGAAACTTGGTTAGATCTCCTTCACCATATGCCCGCTGAAGTCTAGCAAGGGCTTCATTCATGTCTTTCTGAAATTCAGGGCCTGCATCAATAGGCCCTCCAGCTTGcctaaaaacattaaaaagtctGGTTGACAGTTCAGTTCTGACACTTCCTGTGGAAATTCTACATTTTCATGGCCATTTATTAactaaaaacctttttttaaccAATGAAAgctaaacatttaaaatagctTACAAAAGTAGATGTAACACCTCAGGGCCTATTTACCTTACACATTACCAAGGTTCTCAAGTACAGGATTTCTGCCATCAGAGATGAAAATCCAAGCTGCCTTTTCAGACACACACTAAGTAGCCAGGCTTTCAGGGCTCTTACTTTCACTCATTCCAGGCATGACTTCCCAACTATACTGTGATTTGTACCTCCATTATTTCTGAATTAGCTTAGTAAAGCTAATTAGTAAAGCTTAACTTGCAAATAGGACACGTTTTGAATactaaacaataaaaaaaccccaaaagtagGAGACAGGGCAGCTTGTGTTCCTACAGATTCATAGGAATTTCTCGGgctacaaatacaaaataattaaaatagtaACTCTAGATTACCAGTGCTCAGTTGTACCAACACAGGTATCACTTATGGTTGGTAAAGCCACCAAAATTATTCCTCCTTACACAGGCTAGTTCATAGGTGTGGAAATAGATCTTTTCCTGCAGTAGAACTAAGAAGTGACTTACATCCTTCCCAAGAATAAATTACACAGAATTGCTATAGTTTTAGCTTCCTGTTAATTCATTCAAACGTTACAAGAATCTAAAATTCCATTTGAATGAACTGAACATTAACTTAAGATGTTTAATCAATCAGCCTCACATTTCCATTAATTCTCAACTGCTTTTGGAAGCTATAGCCGCCATTCAGCTTCTGGAAACAAGACCTGAGAATAGCTGTTTTCCCCAGACAAAGTGTGAGCTTTTgggttggtctttttttcctatttagcACATAGATGTGTAAAAACTAACATGCTGTGCAAGAAAAATGTACTGAATTCCTCAAGAATTACATTGGTTTCTTTTAAGGGGAGAAATGGACACCTGCTGTTAAGTATGCAGCAACAAGCCTTCTCACTTGTGATGCTACCAATAAGTGttgcaggaaagcaaaacaacctTTAAGTAGAGACTACATTACAAAACTACCATGTTTTAGCATTTTTTAGAATCagtttttccccctttttgccATCAGCcttaaaaccatttcctctaCTTACTTGCTCTTTGTGTTGTACTCTCTGATCTTGTCCACGAAGAGCTTCTGAACTGGATCGAGCTCTTTCGCCTTATTAAAGGCAACAGCAGAAAACCCAATGTTTCTGCGCAGGTGCACGGACACAGCAGAGcgaaaaagggaagaaagccGCAGAATCTGCTGCAGAATCATGATTACACCGACGCGTCCGCTGGAAAACAACCGAAGAAAAcccacagaaacacagacttAGCTCTTTGGGAAGTACACACCGATAAAGAAGCCTAAAAGCGTAGTTCAGAGACGCGCTTTAAACCAAAGAGTATTAAAACCAGCGCGCAACCTGGGATGGAACCCCCCGGAGCCGCTGACCCCAAGGAGCACCGAGGACACTCTGCGCGTCCCGGCCAACTCCGCGCCGCGACCTTCTGTCCCTCCCTCACCCCAACACCGACACACACCCCCAGTTTCAGGTTTCGCcgtatttaaagaaaaaaagtaacaactTTAAGGCCGCCAACGCCAGCAGCAGCGCCGGCCGCCGGGACCCCCGCCCCTGTCTCCATCTCACCGCCCGggaaccccccccccctgcaACCGGCGTGGCCGCAGGCGTCCCCTGACCGTACATAGACAAGGAGGGACCGCCCCGAGCACCCACCGGACCCACCAGCACCGGGAGAGGCAGGGTGCAGGTCCCGTCCCGGCCCAGCTCCAGTCACCTTGGGAGAGCCGCCGCCACCCGGGTCGGGTCCGCCCCCCGCGCAATGCACGCCGGGAAGCGGCCCCGTCCCTACCGCCACAGCCCCGAGCACCGCGCCCGCGGAACCccgggaggcggcggcggcagctCCGCCTCACCGCACAGGCCCCACCGCGCTGCTGCCCCCACGGGTGGGGTAAGCGAGAGCGcggaaaaaacaaaaaatcacgCACCGCTCAGCCTCCCCGCCGGAAGCAGGCGGTACGCTTCCGGGTGAGGGGACAGGGCCCGGGAGAAGGGAGGgtgagggggaagaggggggggtGACCGGCGGCACCATccccgcccccgcccccgcGGATTGGCGGAGCGCGGAGGCCGCCGGGAGTTGTAGTTCCAGCCCCGGCGCGGGGGGTGGCGGTGTCGGTGCGCCCTCCCCCGCCCGGGCCCGCGCTGGGCCCCGCTGCCCAATCCCGAGCGCGCGACGGCCCTCTcagggcggcggcggcggcagcggcggcgggaCCCGCGGGAGCTGCGAGGGCCGCGGCCGGCGGGAGGTGTCGGGCAGCCGCTCCGCACGGGGCCCGGGCGGCGGACGGCGAGAGCGGCGGCGGGTGAGCGCGGCGCGGCCCAGTCGGGCCGGCCCGTGTTTTGTTTCCGTTTCTCCCCGGCGCCGCGAGTCTCATTTCCGTTTCGGGTTCAAACAACGACGAGGCGCcgcggggaggaggaggaggaggaagaggaggaaaagaagggggggaagcGGGCGGGGTGGCGGGAGGGAGAACCGTGGCCCTGCGGGGTGGAAGCGGCCTCGTCCGGGCGCGGATCTGCGCCGGCCTGGCTGCGGCACCGCTTTGCCCGCCGGAGGGCCCGTGGCAGCGGCCCGGCCGCCGGAGGATCGGGACGGGGAGCCCCGTCCTGAGCGGCCTCGGCGGCCTCGGGTCAGGGCGCCGGCCTTTCCGAGAGCGGGAAATGGAGGCGGCGGGGCGCGGGGAAAGGCGCTGGGGCAGCGCGGCGGGGGCTGGCGGAGGGGGAAGCCCTCCCGCCGGGAGCGAGGCAGGCGGGCCGGGCAGGGGTCCGTGAGCCCTCCGCGGGGTATAGAAACTTCCTTGCACATGTAGAAATCTCTGTCGGGTGAAAACGTAAAGAGGGTGTTTGCTTCGTGTGCCTCCTGGTGTTCGGCCAGGTACGTGCTGCACAACCTCTTCTCCCGGTTGGGGTTTATTTTCTAACTCCTGA contains the following coding sequences:
- the ATP5PF gene encoding ATP synthase-coupling factor 6, mitochondrial; translated protein: MILQQILRLSSLFRSAVSVHLRRNIGFSAVAFNKAKELDPVQKLFVDKIREYNTKSKQAGGPIDAGPEFQKDMNEALARLQRAYGEGDLTKFPDFKFQEPNFEETPK